Proteins from one Nicotiana tabacum cultivar K326 chromosome 23, ASM71507v2, whole genome shotgun sequence genomic window:
- the LOC107791513 gene encoding cytochrome P450 716A75-like isoform X1: MKLYLFSFLKEVYYSVQLYFQVKKPINSYSTIATRRVELQENPDLPKVDVLTQVITEQDEDGKYLTEVEMADKLFGFIVGGYDTTATTITLVMKYLKEKPEFFNEIMEEQNEISRNMMPRIVLCWDDIQKMRKTWSFVNEVLRDTPVVQGLFREAIEDITYNDFLIPKGWKIYLSFGATQKNGEYFPNPTKFDPCRFEGNGQLVPYTSAPFGGGHKICPGREFARILILVFLHNVLKNFQWEAKDPSEKILWPYFLVPIPTAGYPVTLSTV; this comes from the exons CTATATTTTCAGGTCAAGAAGCCAATAAATTCATATTCAACAATAGCAACAAGAAGAGTAGAGTTACAAGAAAATCCAGATCTTCCAAAGGTTGATGTGTTAACACAAGTGATCACTGAACAAGACGAAGATGGCAAGTACTTGACAGAAGTTGAAATGGCTGATAAATTATTTGGCTTTATAGTTGGTGGTTACGATACTACTGCTACAACTATAACTTTGGTCATGAAGTATCTTAAAGAGAAGCCTGAGTTCTTCAATGAAATAATGGAAG AGCAAAATGAGATTTCAAGGAATATGATGCCAAGGATAGTGCTATGTTGGGATGACATTCAGAAAATGAGGAAAACTTGGAGCTTTGTGAATGAAGTATTAAGAGACACACCAGTTGTTCAAGGCCTTTTCAGAGAAGCCATAGAGGACATCACTTATAATGACTTCCTCATACCAAAAGGATGGAAG ATATATTTGAGTTTTGGAGCTACACAGAAAAATGGTGAATATTTTCCAAACCCTACAAAGTTTGATCCTTGTAGATTTGAAGGAAATGGACAGTTAGTTCCTTATACATCAGCTCCATTTGGTGGAGGACACAAAATATGTCCAGGAAGAGAATTTGCAAGAATATTAATTCTTGTTTTCCTTCATAATGTACTGAAAAACTTTCAGTGGGAAGCTAAGGATCCTTCAGAAAAGATATTGTGGCCTTATTTCCTAGTACCCATCCCCACAGCTGGATATCCTGTAACCCTTTCTACTGtgtga
- the LOC107791511 gene encoding equilibrative nucleotide transporter 3-like isoform X2, translating to MTIADSSRISSPTRLEGKYSGMVVCWILGLRSLVAWNSMLTIGDYYYTLFPKYHPSRVLTLVYQPFALATMAILAYNEARIDTRKRNLAGFTLFFLTTFALLVLDLATSGKGGLGNYIGICAIIAAFGVADAFVEGGMVGDLSFMCPEFIQSYLAGLVASGALTSALRLVTKAAFEKSSNGLHKGVMLFLAISTFFEFLCILLYAFIFPKLPIVKYYRTKAAAEGSKTVAADLAAAGIQTEATKRAVNSAIQLERLSNKQLFFQNIDYLLDLFLIYVLTLSIFPGFVLDLCPDFVNLPWILVREYWYPQIRLMVCFSPNSSLQHVRSDSKIHSTDRENQAKITKGPNDRNTISFLVHSLFLLHC from the exons ATGACTATTGCTGATTCAAGCAGAATTTCAAGCCCAACAAGGCTAGAG GGGAAATATAGTGGAATGGTGGTATGTTGGATTCTTGGACTTAGATCACTTGTTGCTTGGAATAGTATGCTAACAATTGGAGATTACTATTATACACTGTTTCCA AAATACCATCCTTCAAGGGTTCTTACCCTCGTTTATCAGCCGTTTGCGCTGGCAACAATGGCAATTCTTGCATATAATGAGGCAAGAATTGATACAAGAAAGCGCAACCTAGCCGGATTTACTCTTTTCTTCTTAACCACATTCGCGCTCCTAGTG TTGGATTTGGCCACATCAGGAAAGGGTGGTCTTGGAAATTATATCGGTATATGTGCTATAATCGCTGCTTTTGGAGTTGCAGATGCTTTTGTTGAAGGTGGGATGGTAGGAGATTTATCCTTCATGTGCCCTGAATTTATCCAA TCGTACTTAGCTGGTTTGGTTGCCTCTGGGGCTCTCACCTCTGCTTTAAGGCTAGTGACTAAAGCAGCTTTTGAAAAGTCTAGTAACGGTCTTCACAAAGGAGTTA TGTTATTCCTGGCTATCTCCACATTCTTTGAATTTCTATGCATTCTTCTGTATGCATTCATCTTTCCTAAGCTACCAATCGTTAAGTACTACCGCACAAAGGCAGCAGCAGAGGGATCAAAAACGGTTGCAGCGGACCTAGCTGCAGCAGGCATCCAGACTGAAGCAACCAAAAGA GCTGTTAATAGTGCTATACAATTGGAGCGCCTGAGCAACAAACAATTGTTCTTTCAGAACATTGATTACTTATTGGATTTGTTCTTGATTTATGTCCTGACTTTGTCAATCTTCCCTGGATTTGTTCTTGATTTATGTCCTGACTTTGTCAATCTTCCCTGGATTCTTGTACGAGAATACTGGTACCCACAAATTAGGCTCATG GTATGCTTTAGTCCTAATAGCAGTTTACAACATGTTAGATCTGATAGCAAGATACATTCCACTGATCGAGAAAATCAAGCTAAAATCACGAAAGGGCCTAATGATCGCAACACTATCTCGTTTCTTGTTCATTCCTTGTTTTTACTTCACTGCTAA
- the LOC107791511 gene encoding equilibrative nucleotide transporter 3-like isoform X1 — protein sequence MTIADSSRISSPTRLEGKYSGMVVCWILGLRSLVAWNSMLTIGDYYYTLFPKYHPSRVLTLVYQPFALATMAILAYNEARIDTRKRNLAGFTLFFLTTFALLVVCSNDFPSHFFSFLIFVYPGLTLLFTSCKLDLATSGKGGLGNYIGICAIIAAFGVADAFVEGGMVGDLSFMCPEFIQSYLAGLVASGALTSALRLVTKAAFEKSSNGLHKGVMLFLAISTFFEFLCILLYAFIFPKLPIVKYYRTKAAAEGSKTVAADLAAAGIQTEATKRAVNSAIQLERLSNKQLFFQNIDYLLDLFLIYVLTLSIFPGFVLDLCPDFVNLPWILVREYWYPQIRLMVCFSPNSSLQHVRSDSKIHSTDRENQAKITKGPNDRNTISFLVHSLFLLHC from the exons ATGACTATTGCTGATTCAAGCAGAATTTCAAGCCCAACAAGGCTAGAG GGGAAATATAGTGGAATGGTGGTATGTTGGATTCTTGGACTTAGATCACTTGTTGCTTGGAATAGTATGCTAACAATTGGAGATTACTATTATACACTGTTTCCA AAATACCATCCTTCAAGGGTTCTTACCCTCGTTTATCAGCCGTTTGCGCTGGCAACAATGGCAATTCTTGCATATAATGAGGCAAGAATTGATACAAGAAAGCGCAACCTAGCCGGATTTACTCTTTTCTTCTTAACCACATTCGCGCTCCTAGTGGTATGTTCTAATGATTTTCCTagtcacttcttttcttttctaatttttgtttatCCAGGCTTGACTTTACTTTTCACATCTTGCAAGTTGGATTTGGCCACATCAGGAAAGGGTGGTCTTGGAAATTATATCGGTATATGTGCTATAATCGCTGCTTTTGGAGTTGCAGATGCTTTTGTTGAAGGTGGGATGGTAGGAGATTTATCCTTCATGTGCCCTGAATTTATCCAA TCGTACTTAGCTGGTTTGGTTGCCTCTGGGGCTCTCACCTCTGCTTTAAGGCTAGTGACTAAAGCAGCTTTTGAAAAGTCTAGTAACGGTCTTCACAAAGGAGTTA TGTTATTCCTGGCTATCTCCACATTCTTTGAATTTCTATGCATTCTTCTGTATGCATTCATCTTTCCTAAGCTACCAATCGTTAAGTACTACCGCACAAAGGCAGCAGCAGAGGGATCAAAAACGGTTGCAGCGGACCTAGCTGCAGCAGGCATCCAGACTGAAGCAACCAAAAGA GCTGTTAATAGTGCTATACAATTGGAGCGCCTGAGCAACAAACAATTGTTCTTTCAGAACATTGATTACTTATTGGATTTGTTCTTGATTTATGTCCTGACTTTGTCAATCTTCCCTGGATTTGTTCTTGATTTATGTCCTGACTTTGTCAATCTTCCCTGGATTCTTGTACGAGAATACTGGTACCCACAAATTAGGCTCATG GTATGCTTTAGTCCTAATAGCAGTTTACAACATGTTAGATCTGATAGCAAGATACATTCCACTGATCGAGAAAATCAAGCTAAAATCACGAAAGGGCCTAATGATCGCAACACTATCTCGTTTCTTGTTCATTCCTTGTTTTTACTTCACTGCTAA
- the LOC107791513 gene encoding cytochrome P450 716A75-like isoform X2 yields the protein MKLYLFSFLKEVYYSVQVKKPINSYSTIATRRVELQENPDLPKVDVLTQVITEQDEDGKYLTEVEMADKLFGFIVGGYDTTATTITLVMKYLKEKPEFFNEIMEEQNEISRNMMPRIVLCWDDIQKMRKTWSFVNEVLRDTPVVQGLFREAIEDITYNDFLIPKGWKIYLSFGATQKNGEYFPNPTKFDPCRFEGNGQLVPYTSAPFGGGHKICPGREFARILILVFLHNVLKNFQWEAKDPSEKILWPYFLVPIPTAGYPVTLSTV from the exons GTCAAGAAGCCAATAAATTCATATTCAACAATAGCAACAAGAAGAGTAGAGTTACAAGAAAATCCAGATCTTCCAAAGGTTGATGTGTTAACACAAGTGATCACTGAACAAGACGAAGATGGCAAGTACTTGACAGAAGTTGAAATGGCTGATAAATTATTTGGCTTTATAGTTGGTGGTTACGATACTACTGCTACAACTATAACTTTGGTCATGAAGTATCTTAAAGAGAAGCCTGAGTTCTTCAATGAAATAATGGAAG AGCAAAATGAGATTTCAAGGAATATGATGCCAAGGATAGTGCTATGTTGGGATGACATTCAGAAAATGAGGAAAACTTGGAGCTTTGTGAATGAAGTATTAAGAGACACACCAGTTGTTCAAGGCCTTTTCAGAGAAGCCATAGAGGACATCACTTATAATGACTTCCTCATACCAAAAGGATGGAAG ATATATTTGAGTTTTGGAGCTACACAGAAAAATGGTGAATATTTTCCAAACCCTACAAAGTTTGATCCTTGTAGATTTGAAGGAAATGGACAGTTAGTTCCTTATACATCAGCTCCATTTGGTGGAGGACACAAAATATGTCCAGGAAGAGAATTTGCAAGAATATTAATTCTTGTTTTCCTTCATAATGTACTGAAAAACTTTCAGTGGGAAGCTAAGGATCCTTCAGAAAAGATATTGTGGCCTTATTTCCTAGTACCCATCCCCACAGCTGGATATCCTGTAACCCTTTCTACTGtgtga